Part of the Ictalurus furcatus strain D&B chromosome 28, Billie_1.0, whole genome shotgun sequence genome is shown below.
GTGGCGCAGTCTCAGAAATAAGTTTTGCTACCCAAACCTTGTCCTTTTATAGGTTTATTACTCTTATGTAATAACAAGTGGTCCTCGGGAATTCCCTCGACCGCCAACAACTCTTGCCCTTTCAGACatctgaccttgctgtgaccttgccCCTGTTTGGATCGGTCCTACAATCTGCTCCGTTAATCTTCTGGACATAGTTATAATTCCATCTAAAATCTTACAAACAACCGGTTCTTGAGCTATTGTGCGAAATCTGGCTGACGTTTCATTAGATCATCATTTTGCACCCAGGAACGAATCTGCCGATATTACGAATTAAGCTCCATAAATAATCAGGAAGTTCAAATATTCATGATCAATTGTCTCCATGAGCgggataataataatcacaacgCATGAGGTCACGATCCATGATGCTTCCAATGAGGAAATGCCACCTTTCCTGGTTAGAAACATCATGGATCGTGATGATATTATCCCACTCATGGAGACACTTGCTCAGGAGCCTACACTTGGTGGGAATTCCACCttgtaacatactgtatatgtttttgttGTAAGTGGTGCCTTGCTTCCAAACAAACACTGAAGTGTACCTGTTCAGGTGCTTCCTAGGCGGCTCCTCTGACGTCACTTCGGAATCTCGGACCACAGTAGTGTTCATTAGTGATCTCCTCCTAAACCGAACATCCAGAATTCCCCCAAAAACCCTCAGACAGCTTGTTGTTTCTCATCTGAGAGCCACATTCACCACGTTTAACCCTGCACCACTCCACTGGATTGAGATGCTTAACGTTCTTCTCAAGTTTCTTCCAGAGGAACCGAACCCTCCCATTCATTTCCTCCACCCCATTCCATGCCCTTCTCCCACCATTCACGTCACCACGCCTTCAAGTCTGAAGGCATGGCAATGAAGAAAACACGAAAGCGAAAAACCGATGGCGTTTTAATTCTACTTCGACCCAGCCTGTTGGTTTTATTTCCTAGAAGCACGCGGAGGTACGGTAAATGTACAGAGAAATGCCTCacgtgttttctttctttcggcTGTCGCACACGCGCGAGGAAACTTTTCCTCCGTTTTTACTCACCCTCGGGGAAACAGGAGCCGAGATAAGAGAGCAGTCCTATCCGTCAGACATTAGCAGGCTCCACGGTCCTTCCCGGAGTCTTCAAACTTTCCGACTTCCATCGCTACACCCAGGCAGGAGACGTAGGCGAACTTGAGCAGGATTTACCGTAAACACCGGTAGAGCAGCGCCCCCTGTTTGAGTGTCGCAACCTCGCGCATGCGCGGTTTTACTTTCTAGCTTAAACTTCATAAACTTAGTTTTACTCTAACAAATGAAATCATACAGAAAATGTCTTTgggaaaatattttatatataataatataaataataacatttttggTTGGTACCACAGAgaacttaattattattatttttttaatgttaccaTTATATGGAAGTATCTTCGTGGTGTTGAATGATTATTTactttattgtcttttttcttttaaaataacaaaaacagtttaccaaaatgttcaaaaatggTTCTTCGATGACATTTCTCAAAACTGGAAGCACACCTGATATTATGTAAGGAAGAAAACACCACCAGGGGTTGCtcttatgggaaaataatcaactacggGGTGGTGTGACGCAGCCCAACGCAAAGCCGAGTCGATTTCACGAAATCCGAACTTGATTGTTTTTTAGAACGACAAtttgtagtttaaaaaaaaaaatcaatttgtaGTTCCATTTAAAGTGGATCATCTGTAAATTGTTGATATCTCGAATCTggctggtcagaaggtgttgacttgTGTTCTATAATTGCAGATCTGACAGTAGTTGCATCTGTAAGGTTTAAGTCACTGCGCTAAGTAGCCTCGTTAAGTAATAGAGAAGAGGCTAGGCTACATCTTCAGAAGCAAATAGAAAATAATGCTTCACAAACATCCCAATGGTAACAAAAAGTATGAAAACACGAAAGAAATTtgaaataatgcaaaaaaaacaacaaaacaaaaacaagccagTACACTTCTCCAGTCtcgttaaaaaacaaacaaacacaatttgAACAATTTAATCACTGTTACTGTAGAATattaagagaaataaacacCTCACCCACAATTGGAGAAGCATTGTAAAAGCCATCACTGTATTTCAAAACACATTAAGCTTTGTGGAATACCTCACGTTCCATGAGTTCtgcaaataatataaataaaccaaagaTGACCGCAACTACGTCTGAAATCACATATTAAAGAAGCGgttagcttttcttttctttttttttttttctttttttttagagctCTCTGTTGCTTGAGAGATTAAATGAAAAATCCTTCCCTAAGTCATCAACCGAACCGCATCTTCTCTACTGAAATGACATCTTCCTACATGGCTCTGTTCCAGCTGAAGGAGATTTCTTTCAGGGCCagaaagaaatgtaaacaaaagctTTAAAATAAGAAACTAACCAGGGTCCATTGCATGGCAATACCGTAAATCACACGTTTCCCCTTTGAACTATGTAATTACTACAGCTGTATAAATACTTTTGAACATtgcaaactgcacctttaaactgTGTCTGAGAATATTATGCCATTGTTTCTGTAGGTGGAGTACTTATTTTGACATACCATTAGaagaatgtggtttgggacataaCTGAAGCTTCTGTTCTTGCATGGGACATGCAGTGTAGGGTGGGTAGTATGCTTTTCTGAATTGGACTCATGCCAAAACCTCTAAGATTAGCATCATTAAATGCTAATAAACGGCACATCGCATTCTGTATATGTCTAAAACTGTGCtcgtgttttctctctctctctgtctgtctgtctctctctctctctctgtctcagtgtctctttttttctgagagaCCAGCAGGAGCAGGAACGGCTCACCCTTTACTCGGgagcatattttttattttccccagaGAAAGGGTACTCTGGGACCTGGTTGAAATGGCCCATGAGGAAGATGGCCACCGTTCCGATGGAAAAAAGCAAGATGGCTGCCCAGAAGCAGACTTTATCGATCATCTTTCCGATCAACACCCAGCTCTCCATCTCCTAAGGACGAGAACAAAGAAGAGAAATTATAAAagcacaagtaaaaaaaaaaaaactgaaataaacacacacacacacacacacacacacacacacacatacatacatacatacatacagagccAATGTCGTTCTGTTCCCTTGTGTTTTCTGCAATGAAGTTGCAGGCGTCCACACACTCTTTAATCTCTGGAGCTGCTTGAGCCAAACTCTTATACAGACTGGCCGTGGTGCTCACATCTATAGCGTCCACTAGAGggagacaaacacacacccacacgcacgCATATAAACACGAGAAACAGTCATAGGCTGTGACGGAATGTTGACGTTTCCTAATATGGCGGAATCCGTGGAAGTTCTGTTAGAGGTTTATGCTAAATATAATTACGGTGAAATTTTAGCTGTATATTACCTCTTTTTTAGTCATTTACAAACAAATCTGAGGCAAATGTTGCTATTCCAGACCGTTTTGCATAGTTTCTGCTGTAACATTGCCTGtactttatcaaaaaaaaaatatttttaaaaatcactgacaggTTATTTATCTGTaacatctgtctttctgtcagtCAGCTAGTTTGTCTGTAtatctgcctgtctttctctcactctctgtctgtctgtcagtcactcTGTCTATGTCATCTCTGCCTAGCATCCATTTTTCTGTCTATcattcatctgtctctctgtcttcctatttgtctgtctttctatcatctgtctgtccatctattgTCTGTTTAGCATTCATCCACCCGTCTGTCTATTTGTTTGTCTACCATCATCCGTCTGTCTGTCaaacatctgtctctctctatcgttcatctgtgtctctgtctttcatatctatctgtctgcccgTCTatcgtctgtctgtctatcatccatccatctgtttgtctgtctgccttaatatatgtctgtctgtccatctatcatCCATCTGTCAGTCTGTCATCTTCCTATaagtctgtctgtttatctaatACAAACTAGAGCACTGAGTAGAAGTGGTGTGTACCAAACGATCGCGTGagtccatgtctctctctctgcttgtcGAACATCATCTCGCTCCTCGGCTGCTTCAGCACGTACTCCTCCGCCCGCTGCATCAGGCCAAATGAGCTGCGTCTCCTCTCCCTTACTCCGTCCATCCCTCCagcttcctctccctcttccacCAGTGGGGTCATACCCAGGAACCGAGGGATCACCTCCAGGAAAAtctgacaaagaaatgacagACATTGCTTAAAGGATCAGCAACATATTGTAGTATTGTATCATGCATGTATACTGCAGATATTATtacataaatgttcataaaaatAGCACATCAACATAGAGTGAGGACGTACATGTTTGATTTTGCGAGGCATGCTGTGGGTGCTCGGGGTCCGGCATGAGTAGTTCAGAACGATGATGCAGTTTGTGACGATGAGTGTGGTGACGGACATGACGAAGATCAGGTACCTGAGAGGATGATTCCAAACTTTTAACCAGCACAGAAATTAAGCTCAGCACATAaccctttttttggggggggggcaacaCATTGATGCACCATGCTAAACAAAAGGGCTAAAAGAAACacaatgttcacacacacacagactcacttTCCAATAAGAGGTACAGACAGAGATGTTTCTGGAATCTTCTGAGCGATCAGAAAGAGGAAGACAGTCTGAGCCAGGAGGACGGAGATGGACACCGTTATCTTCTGTCCTCCCGCTAGGAGGTGAGGCAGAGAAAGTCGgggagaaagatagagaggaggaaagaaaaataaaaccaaccaaaaataaataaataaataaaggagacaggaaggaaaaaaaacatgagtaagagaaagaaatgtagaaatacagttaaatcaaaaagaaaaaaataatgaagaaccaataagaaagaatgaaaagtaaaatcaagaaggaaaaaataaagaagaaccAGTGATTAAAATGAAAGCAAGACGAAAAAATAAAGGACCAATGACAAAGAAAGATCTGAAATAACTatttaagacacacacacacccttagcAGGCATGAAGTAGGCCAGTACGACGAGTGAGGAGATGAGCGAGCAGGGCAgaatgatgttgatgatgtagaagaggggtttcctctggataaTGAGGTTGAAATAGACCTCCTGGTACTCCAGGTCGTCCGGGGAGTAGCGTGGGTTGGTAAGTTTGCGTGCCGGCCGATGCTTGATAGCCCACTCACCGTTTTCTGCACAGACACATGATTGGCTGCGGTCTAGTTGGTGTAAATATATGACTGGATAGATATCTGCTTATCTAGAACAATTTTAGTTCTCCAGGACATTTGAATTGTCTAGAAGCTGTAGTAGAGAGCAGTATTATAAGTGGGGGTGTTCTTGTTACCAGTGAAGGCCTCAGGGTCAATATCCACCCACTCAATGGGCTTGTTGGTCTCGCCATCGACGGCCAAGATCATGTTGATCTCGTTAGCGCTGTATGTCTGAGACCTATCAAATACAgccatggaataaaaaaaaatcaatacgtTTAAGATTCTGCTGATTGTTTATCTGACATTTGCGTGCACTTTTCTAACGCGTTGATTGAATAGTCGGGCTGAGACGGTAGAAACATTGACAGTCTAATAAACATACAATAGAATAGATTGGTTTTCCAGATACCATTAACATATAACTAGAATAAATGATTTGTTCAAGCTAGAATATTTAACTTATTGACATTAACTTTTAATATAAAcgttaaaaaaatctaataaataaatacaagagcAAATGTttatatggtgacgttttccaTTAGGAGACGTTTACGTAATctctttggaaggagtctccagtgtcggaggtaaagctgcaaCATTACGTTTCCCAGTCAGAGTAAAGACAGGTGACTTTGCGTTTCGTGCTTTCTTGGTAACAACACGTAATGCGTGTTTTCTTCCCGAACGACTGTTCGTGAAGGTACAgcgtaagtgatgacaggaactaaattgtttcatttacattcacaacattaactgtacataaataaatggataaaaagcatgacctgtcatttcattaataaaaacatgtaattGTTGGCAGATTACTAtggtatatgaggaataaaacacacaagacCTTCtgatttcagaaaaaaatctaCTTCGGTGCGgtgacagtaactctgcttcatcacacaaccctgtcattgattattttcctataacggcacaagcgaagtgctttattcctttatcAGCCATGTGCTCTGATCACAGGTAAAACTAATATTTAAAGACATAGGCAGCACTTTTGGCAGAAATTAGCTGGAGCTTGCTGTTTTGAcattcagaaataaatgaaatacagcCCCTCGCCCAAACCAGTGCTCCCTCCAAAGCCACGTTCCGCCAAACAATCATGTGCGCCAATTTGGAAAGAACCCCTGAATGCTAGTGTAAAATGGGAAAAACTTTCTAGATTGACAGGCAGATATAGAATCGATAGATTTTCCTGTCCTGATTGGTAGGACGTGGGTAGTCCAGACGATTCTAGGGTTGTGAAGGGAAACTGGctaaatattaaaaagtgtTCTCTAAAAATCAGTACATTCTACAATACATGTTGCGTTATTACGCCTCTACCTGAAGACCAGCGTGCAGTTCTGCCAGTCGAATGGGAAGTAGGTGATCTCTATAGAGCAGGTGCTGCGGTAGATGGCTGGGGGCAACCAGTACATGGAGCCATCACTATAGATTAGCACATTAGCATAGTATGCGACATCAAATTTCCCATCAATGCTACAGACaaaagcagaaagagagaaagaatgggAAAATATTGATAAAAGGTATTttgaaacattaaaacattttatttttttgtcagcttattattgtttttttttttttggtagattAAAAGAGCTTCTTTGATGAAGGACTCGGTCGACGGTCTTACTTGTTCTCCAGTACTATATCTGGCCGCCACACAGTGGTGGAGGGTACACGGATAATGTCGATGCCGTAGTACTCCGAGGTGTTCCACGCCAGGCGATAGTCATGCCATTGCTGGAGGCGGGagagttgggggaaaaaagacatacataaaaataatatgaaGTCTTACAGCGAAAAGATGAAATTCAAAAGGCCAGACATGAGGATAGATCAAGATTTTTAAGGTAAAATAGACATTACAGAGTTAAAGTAGATATTACAGAGGATTACTGCTTAAGAAACTCCAGCAATTTATACTTAATTTAAGTATAAATATTGGTTTCCATGGTTTCCACACATTCTTAATTGAGTAACAGATCCAGGACATTAGCTTATAAATAATGTACTCGCATAGTAAAGGTATACAcattcctttgtttatttttttactcaaCATAATCGCTGTAAATCACATCAGATTACTATGTACACGAATTTCAACATGTTTCCCAGAACTGAGAGGAGAACGAAAGCCACATTTTTAATACGGGATATTTTAATACTAAGAGCAGCTATGTTCAATTCTTTCAATAAACACCAATGcaaaacttttatttgtttatttgtttgtttgtttgtttgtttgtttgtttgttttggaatgTGTGCGATTctcaaacattagttttctagcacaagattaaatgttgcagaaaaaaaaatgtttgtatgtcattaaagaaagcagtgaTACTATGTAAGAAACCACTTTTCAGACTGGCtgatgggttttgctgcaaaaataagaagtgagTGCGACAGTcagagtctccagaagaaccgtggctggttctgcaagatgctcgatataacttacagctcatttccttataaaaacTGCACTAATCGTACCGGAGTCTACtatttttacttattatttaaaaaatattgtcgCACCAAATATTggctttgtttaatttactacTGTGTACtgattttcatgttttgtttttttttttaaacgtagaaacatttcatttcattattttgaaggcatctttgctctatagcatttctttgcatgtgcccaaaacttctgcacagtactgtatattaggtACAAATTATGCTAACGAGTAGTCCTTTAATTGAATATATTTCTGTCTAGACAGCCCTGAATGTTGGTCATCATGAACCCCTGGAACATCAACATCAAACATATGTAGAATTGAGGATGATAGTTTATGCATTATTCCTTTAGGACCAgtttaaattgttaaattgtGATATGCTATGTATACAGTAAAAACAGCatggaacccccccccccccccaaataaatacataaataaataaataaaaattccaatAACAGTCtttacaaacctttttttttttttaaatcattaagaGAAGACATGCATTATGGGTAAATGAACAGTACCTCAGAGGAGGCTTACATTTCCTGTTTGACATTATTGTGAGAGTTTAATTCAAATTACACTGAGATCAAGGGAAAATTATGGGACATAATCCTAACCCTAGGTCACGACAGAGGTCAGAGATCGTGACTAGCCCAAAACACCGGCCTGATTACTCACGATCTCGATCCATACATTGGTGGTCAGCGTCTCTTCTTTCTCGTTCTGCCGAATGTCGGGATATGTGAAGCaaaacaaatatgaattaattataaatCTTCAACTATACCTTTGGTCTAACTGCTGACTATACCTTTAATTACTGCAAAATGTGTGGCTTACAGATGTAGTGTATGAACTGTGGAAACGAATGTGACAGCAGCCATCTTGATAATGTATAACACATTGTCTATTGTTATGAGTCTGCTATTATTATAGTGTAGAATAGGTCATGGATTTTTGGTGGTTACCAGGGAGATGAGGTTGGTGAGGGTGAGTTTGACCTGAACGTCCACCTTGTCTTCAGGATGCTTTGCTGGCCGGATGTTCTTATTGTAGTTCTTAAAAATATCTGCCATGAGCAGAGACTCTTCATTTCCACtgactggagagagagagagagagagagagagagagagagagagagagagagagagaaagagagagagagagaaagttgaCTTCCTGCTGCTGTTTACTAACTGacagctctgttgaattctggattctgattggtcaggagatgttgattcattttctgacagtagtgcatctgcaaatcacaggtttatattaatgtgctcgttctaatacattattatttctttaataacaACTCGGGGCTTGTATGGCGAACACTCCACTTGTTATGGTGAAGTTTTTCTCTAAggagatgttttgttttgttcgcatctatggaaggagtctccagggtcagtgctttgtaacaggcagaggtaaagctctaactttacattttccaaCGCAGGAAAGTACTCAGGACGAagcattgtgtttgtttgttttttttacttaggCATTTcaacagggaaaaaaagagacacaTTGAAATGAATGTGCATGCCCTGTGCTAATTTGTATGCACTACTAATACATAACCACatggttttctttcttcttttcttctccatGGCAAATTAAGGCTTCTTTACAGTAcatctgatttattatttttgcccAAAAGGCTAGAGTGTTGCCCTGTCACAGTAAAACCTCTGCTCCTGCTATGTGACACTGTCTTCTCTGAGATCATCTCGGCCTAATATGGATTCTCTCCTAATCTCTAAAATATGCTGCAGTAACGTAAAGgataacatgaaaataataataaaaaaacacgtttcacgttctacaacattaaaataCATCTGTAAATGGATGAAATGTGTGACGTGGCGTAAATAAAAATCCTTAACACTGGcgtattgctgtggtataagaacaAGAATATTCCAGAATgtcctgttattggaaaataattcactGTGGCATGGTAAGCGTATCACctcatcatttattattttcctgtaatcagaatgtgatttattccttacatagtaAACATCCCAAACTAAACCAGTAGCAAAGGATATGTACTATTCTGACAGCTGGAGAGCCTAAATGATCTAAAATAGAGATGATAGAGATGATCTAAAATAGAGATCCCATTCTAGGACTCTCTCCAGCACATCAGAGATTTACAGTACCTGCAAGTGTATCAACTGTTCAGCATGTGATGTAGGCTAGATGTTAAACCGTTACCGCCAATAATCATTTTGGTCCAAGTGGGTGAGATGcaagaaagataaaaagagaAAGTGGTGGCAAAgggaggcgagagagagagagagagagagagagagagagagagagagagagagagagagacagacctaGAGGAAGACAGGACACTACAGATATGAGCTTCATCCAAAAATCCACACCTACCTTGCACTATTGTATTCACAAGCGCAGCCACAACCAAACAAGTCCAAATAGACCGGGCCGCCATCGCCAGGCTTGGTCGATCGCCACCTTCGACACGTCTGAGTGAGACTTTGTAAGAAAGAAACACCAAGAGCCCTTCTGTCTGAGTGGCTCCTTGCCCTTCCTGAGCTTCAGCTGTTGTTGAGTTCGGGTCAGGTTACACTCCAACACTTGGCACAGCTCTTAAAGTCAACCCCCCTGGCTTGGCCCCTCTTCATCGGGGCCACCATTAGAATGAATTTCGGATCATTGTTTCCCACTTGGTTCATACCCAAATGTGACGGTAGGGATAACGAAAGAATATGTTAAGAGTGCTAACAATACATTTAGGATAGAAGAATATTTacaagaaatatacagtattggCAGTAAAATACTGCCAGAACAATTCCATATTTAACACAGGGTTAAAGCATGACAACGTTTCCAAAAAAAGTTCCTGTTAGTGCAGATTCCTTTGAATCAGAAACAGAACAAATTTACCCGATAGAGTGGAGAGCTGGCTGCAAGGCTCTTGTCAATTTTACCCCACTACGATATAAATAACCAGCACTTTGACTGAGAGGGTCAATGGCACAggaggtgtgtatatatatacatatatgtgtgtgtgtgtgtgtgtgtgtgtgtgtgtgtgtgtgaagataaTTATTATGTAACATAAGCTTTGTCAATGTGCAGAGAAAATGCAATCATAGACATAAATGCAattaagtttaataataataataataataataataataataatagtaataacattatgtaaattagcacgcttgcctcgcAGCTCCGGGGTTGGGCGCTCGATtcctgtctccaccctgtgtgtttCGGCGTAATTTATTAGTGGCAATAATCCATAAGGAGATACCAGAATGATTAGCGCCATAAGTAATGGAACGGCCTGAGTATAATGGGGTTCAGGGTCTGAAAACACATTCACCCAGAGTTACTCTCTACCAGTCAAAGTTAACAATAATGCGAAAGTATTATTGAACTCACCACTCTGTTTATTGTCAAATCAACATACACGAACGGTGAACGTAAAAATACACGTCAGAGACGTGTATTTTACTAGGGAAGAAACCACTCATGCAAGGAACACTGCGAAGCCGGACGTGGCGTTTCCGGTTACGCTCTTTTGTAGCGTGTCTCAGTTTCCACTAGTATTTATAGAGCGCTGTAGACAGAGATGTTAGGAATTCGTGTAATGCTCCAGTTAGATCTAATGACACTTGGATAGAGTAGCCAAGGAAATGTTAGATGATCAGCAGCTGTGTCTTTCGGCTTGCCCGGTGCACTTAGGGAACGTAATAAGAGAAACGTGATGTTTCACCAT
Proteins encoded:
- the chrne gene encoding acetylcholine receptor subunit epsilon isoform X3, translating into MAARSIWTCLVVAALVNTIVQVSGNEESLLMADIFKNYNKNIRPAKHPEDKVDVQVKLTLTNLISLNEKEETLTTNVWIEIQWHDYRLAWNTSEYYGIDIIRVPSTTVWRPDIVLENNIDGKFDVAYYANVLIYSDGSMYWLPPAIYRSTCSIEITYFPFDWQNCTLVFRSQTYSANEINMILAVDGETNKPIEWVDIDPEAFTENGEWAIKHRPARKLTNPRYSPDDLEYQEVYFNLIIQRKPLFYIINIILPCSLISSLVVLAYFMPAKAGGQKITVSISVLLAQTVFLFLIAQKIPETSLSVPLIGKYLIFVMSVTTLIVTNCIIVLNYSCRTPSTHSMPRKIKHIFLEVIPRFLGMTPLVEEGEEAGGMDGVRERRRSSFGLMQRAEEYVLKQPRSEMMFDKQRERHGLTRSFVDAIDVSTTASLYKSLAQAAPEIKECVDACNFIAENTREQNDIGSV
- the chrne gene encoding acetylcholine receptor subunit epsilon isoform X2; translation: MAARSIWTCLVVAALVNTIVQVSGNEESLLMADIFKNYNKNIRPAKHPEDKVDVQVKLTLTNLISLNEKEETLTTNVWIEIQWHDYRLAWNTSEYYGIDIIRVPSTTVWRPDIVLENNIDGKFDVAYYANVLIYSDGSMYWLPPAIYRSTCSIEITYFPFDWQNCTLVFRSQTYSANEINMILAVDGETNKPIEWVDIDPEAFTENGEWAIKHRPARKLTNPRYSPDDLEYQEVYFNLIIQRKPLFYIINIILPCSLISSLVVLAYFMPAKAGGQKITVSISVLLAQTVFLFLIAQKIPETSLSVPLIGKYLIFVMSVTTLIVTNCIIVLNYSCRTPSTHSMPRKIKHIFLEVIPRFLGMTPLVEEGEEAGGMDGVRERRRSSFGLMQRAEEYVLKQPRSEMMFDKQRERHGLTRSFVDAIDVSTTASLYKSLAQAAPEIKECVDACNFIAENTREQNDIGSVCMRWRAGC
- the chrne gene encoding acetylcholine receptor subunit epsilon isoform X1, which translates into the protein MAARSIWTCLVVAALVNTIVQVSGNEESLLMADIFKNYNKNIRPAKHPEDKVDVQVKLTLTNLISLNEKEETLTTNVWIEIQWHDYRLAWNTSEYYGIDIIRVPSTTVWRPDIVLENNIDGKFDVAYYANVLIYSDGSMYWLPPAIYRSTCSIEITYFPFDWQNCTLVFRSQTYSANEINMILAVDGETNKPIEWVDIDPEAFTENGEWAIKHRPARKLTNPRYSPDDLEYQEVYFNLIIQRKPLFYIINIILPCSLISSLVVLAYFMPAKAGGQKITVSISVLLAQTVFLFLIAQKIPETSLSVPLIGKYLIFVMSVTTLIVTNCIIVLNYSCRTPSTHSMPRKIKHIFLEVIPRFLGMTPLVEEGEEAGGMDGVRERRRSSFGLMQRAEEYVLKQPRSEMMFDKQRERHGLTRSFVDAIDVSTTASLYKSLAQAAPEIKECVDACNFIAENTREQNDIGSEMESWVLIGKMIDKVCFWAAILLFSIGTVAIFLMGHFNQVPEYPFSGENKKYAPE